One region of Triticum aestivum cultivar Chinese Spring chromosome 6B, IWGSC CS RefSeq v2.1, whole genome shotgun sequence genomic DNA includes:
- the LOC123135125 gene encoding receptor kinase-like protein Xa21: MAISQAARLATMLMLLPLLLISCGVGSILCSSMTTVHDNSTDMISLLDFKQAITNDSRQAFTTWHTSVPLCSWDGVHCSSGRVTKLYLRQRGLLGRISSSLGNLTFLRTLDLSKNGFTGELPPLNRLHRLEYLDLGKNSLRGTIPDTLTNCSKLRSLDLSANLLMGEIPLGIGRLSNLRKVWLSSNNLTGTIPPSLRNNSHLEDIVLTDNRLMGTIPNEMGSFPSLVYLGLAGNMLSGGIPETLYKYNQSSLQYLYLYSNMLGKTLPSNFGDTFPDLKHLCLDNNNFEGHLPASLGNISGLRLLNFSSNNFIGQVPGSFGNLEQLEYLILQRNNFWGFLPIELGGLKQLIHLDMSDNNLRGGVP; encoded by the coding sequence ATGGCCATTAGTCAAGCGGCAAGGCTCGCCACCATGCTTATGCTACTGCCGTTGCTGCTCATTTCTTGCGGAGTCGGGAGCATCCTCTGCTCATCAATGACAACAGTCCATGATAACAGCACGGACATGATCTCGCTGCTAGATTTCAAGCAGGCCATCACCAACGACTCAAGACAAGCCTTCACAACTTGGCACACCAGCGTCCCTCTTTGCAGTTGGGATGGCGTCCACTGCAGCTCGGGGCGAGTCACTAAGCTGTACCTCAGACAACGAGGGTTGTTGGGTCGGATATCCTCCTCCCTTGGCAACCTAACGTTCCTTAGGACACTGGACCTGTCCAAAAATGGCTTCACCGGTGAGTTACCTCCTCTCAACCGTCTCCACAGACTGGAATACCTTGACTTGGGAAAGAACTCACTGCGAGGGACCATTCCAGATACTCTCACAAACTGCTCCAAGCTAAGGAGCCTAGACCTATCTGCCAACTTACTAATGGGTGAAATTCCCCTAGGTATAGGTCGCCTATCCAATCTAAGGAAAGTATGGCTTTCCTCAAATAATCTCACCGGAACAATCCCACCAAGCCTAAGAAACAATAGTCACCTTGAAGACATCGTGCTTACTGATAATAGGTTAATGGGAACCATTCCTAATGAGATGGGAAGTTTCCCATCTCTTGTTTATTTAGGCCTTGCTGGAAATATGCTATCAGGTGGAATACCAGAAACCCTGTACAAATACAATCAGTCTTCTCTCCAATATTTATACTTATATTCCAATATGCTTGGAAAAACACTGCCATCGAACTTTGGTGACACCTTCCCAGATCTTAAACATCTCTGTTTGGACAATAACAATTTTGAAGGTCATCTCCCTGCTTCACTAGGCAATATTTCAGGGCTAAGACTGTTAAACTTTTCTTCCAACAATTTCATTGGTCAAGTTCCAGGTTCTTTTGGTAATCTTGAACAGTTAGAATACCTAATCCTTCAGCGAAACAATTTTTGGGGCTTCCTCCCAATAGAGCTTGGCGGCTTAAAGCAGCTCATCCATCTGGATATGTCTGATAATAATCTGCGAGGTGGTGTGCCATGA
- the LOC123135126 gene encoding uncharacterized protein isoform X2, whose amino-acid sequence MRQADPEKKRPHRSKVYLATHKKKDDADAKSKDRNKRLDRLENLITERPELAQNLNGRVAWEGDALQEVLGKEKIGQVHGMGLLPTPKQVYGRMPRYLKNINMTTTDGSPYEVEHDVWEVIAKMKEHIKKQDQIIKDMNNKEGYVHNGIEEENLQSNDNGISRSPVLLGKTKRTQCNGPVEARSSMQHDIPEDNNLSRLHEKVGDHDVNQLQIQQNSSSPQDLVIDSVLEVREMRNITGESVSRPNQQRTRTEHPHSSKRRRSSSIKAASKVVLKTSTYPNKRNVTYGTIRSTDPRTKAGGIELGVECSCAHRRTYS is encoded by the exons ATG AGGCAAGCTGATCCTGAAAAGAAACGACCACACAGATCAAAGGTTTATTtagcaactcacaagaagaaggACGATGCTGATGCTAAAAGTAAAGATAGAAATAAGCGCCTG GATCGATTGGAGAATCTAATAACCGAACGACCAGAGTTGGCACAAAATTTGAATGGAAGAGTCGCATGGGAAGGTGATGCCCTGCAGGAAGTGTTAGGGAAAGAAAAGATTGGACAAGTGCATGGCATGGGTTTGCTTCCAACTCCTAAGCAAGTCTACGGTCGGATGCCACGGTATCTAAAGAACATCAATATGACTACAACTGATGGATCACCATATGAAGTTGAACATGACGTTTGGGAGGTAATAGCAAAGATGAAGGAGCATATAAAAAAGCAAGACCAGATTATTAAAGATATGAATAACAAAGAAGGCTATGTCCATAATGGCATAGAAGAG GAAAACCTCCAATCAAATGATAATGGTATTTCTCGGTCACCAGTACTGCTTGGTAAAACAAAG AGAACCCAGTGCAATGGACCCGTTGAGGCACGCTCGTCTATGCAACATGACATTCCTGAGGATAATAATTTATCACGTTTGCATGAAAAG GTTGGCGACCATGATGTCAACCAATTACAAATTCAACAAAATTCATCATCACCACAAGACCTTGTTATTGATTCCGTGCTAGAG GTGAGGGAAATGAGGAATATTACGGGTGAATCTGTTTCAAGACCGAACCAGCAAAGGACTAGAACTGAACACCCACACAGCTCAAAAAGAAGGCGTTCTTCTTCCATCAAG GCTGCTTCCAAAGTAGTCTTAAAGACTTCAACATATCCCAACAAGCGGAATGTTACGTATGGTACTATTCGGAGTACTGATCCAAGAACTAAGGCTGGTGGTATTGAGTTAGGTGTTGAATGCTCTTGTGCGCATAGACGAACCTATTCTTGA
- the LOC123135126 gene encoding uncharacterized protein isoform X1 — protein MMKMETATMVSNSHKVMNHKHWSMKRVKFTIKALAEKNIISRSLVKDSHNAGTKSYACWGEDMRQADPEKKRPHRSKVYLATHKKKDDADAKSKDRNKRLDRLENLITERPELAQNLNGRVAWEGDALQEVLGKEKIGQVHGMGLLPTPKQVYGRMPRYLKNINMTTTDGSPYEVEHDVWEVIAKMKEHIKKQDQIIKDMNNKEGYVHNGIEEENLQSNDNGISRSPVLLGKTKRTQCNGPVEARSSMQHDIPEDNNLSRLHEKVGDHDVNQLQIQQNSSSPQDLVIDSVLEVREMRNITGESVSRPNQQRTRTEHPHSSKRRRSSSIKAASKVVLKTSTYPNKRNVTYGTIRSTDPRTKAGGIELGVECSCAHRRTYS, from the exons atgatgaagatggagacTGCAACAATGGTGAGCAATTCCCACAAGGTCATGAATCACAAGCATTGGTCGATGAAGAGGGTCAAGTTCACAATCAAG GCCCTTGCTGAGAAGAACATAATTAGTCGTTCCCTCGTGAAGGATTCACATAATGCTGGCACAAAGAGTTATGCTTGTTGGGGCGAAGACATG AGGCAAGCTGATCCTGAAAAGAAACGACCACACAGATCAAAGGTTTATTtagcaactcacaagaagaaggACGATGCTGATGCTAAAAGTAAAGATAGAAATAAGCGCCTG GATCGATTGGAGAATCTAATAACCGAACGACCAGAGTTGGCACAAAATTTGAATGGAAGAGTCGCATGGGAAGGTGATGCCCTGCAGGAAGTGTTAGGGAAAGAAAAGATTGGACAAGTGCATGGCATGGGTTTGCTTCCAACTCCTAAGCAAGTCTACGGTCGGATGCCACGGTATCTAAAGAACATCAATATGACTACAACTGATGGATCACCATATGAAGTTGAACATGACGTTTGGGAGGTAATAGCAAAGATGAAGGAGCATATAAAAAAGCAAGACCAGATTATTAAAGATATGAATAACAAAGAAGGCTATGTCCATAATGGCATAGAAGAG GAAAACCTCCAATCAAATGATAATGGTATTTCTCGGTCACCAGTACTGCTTGGTAAAACAAAG AGAACCCAGTGCAATGGACCCGTTGAGGCACGCTCGTCTATGCAACATGACATTCCTGAGGATAATAATTTATCACGTTTGCATGAAAAG GTTGGCGACCATGATGTCAACCAATTACAAATTCAACAAAATTCATCATCACCACAAGACCTTGTTATTGATTCCGTGCTAGAG GTGAGGGAAATGAGGAATATTACGGGTGAATCTGTTTCAAGACCGAACCAGCAAAGGACTAGAACTGAACACCCACACAGCTCAAAAAGAAGGCGTTCTTCTTCCATCAAG GCTGCTTCCAAAGTAGTCTTAAAGACTTCAACATATCCCAACAAGCGGAATGTTACGTATGGTACTATTCGGAGTACTGATCCAAGAACTAAGGCTGGTGGTATTGAGTTAGGTGTTGAATGCTCTTGTGCGCATAGACGAACCTATTCTTGA